The Bombus fervidus isolate BK054 chromosome 1, iyBomFerv1, whole genome shotgun sequence genome includes a window with the following:
- the LOC141445963 gene encoding uncharacterized protein, with amino-acid sequence MFAEAFPSGVPIQTSLRKRKRDSEEPMGDSRRPIKRMRRCDEPQVPEWSEELFDIDAEAVDFPSELSFDNFVTVDESFFDAETVVLEWEPPLVEVVDTDRCVKVRFVNEIPGEVLEAHLRHHASGRKGISPVVRYWCMREFSELCPGAPCFDFDLV; translated from the exons ATGTTTGCGGAGGCATTTCCATCAGGGGTTCCTATCCAGACTTCTCTG CGCAAGCGAAAGAGGGATTCCGAAGAACCCATGGGCGACTCGAGAAGACCCATCAAACGCATGCGGCGCTGTGATGAACCACAAGTACCAGAGTGGTCGGAGGAACTATTCGACATTGATGCCGAGGCCGTGGATTTCCCGTCGGAGTTGAGTTTTGACAATTTTGTTACTGTCGATGAGAGTTTCTTCGATGCAGAGACCGTCGTATTGGAGTGGGAGCCCCCTCTGGTTGAAGTCGTTGATACCGATCGTTGTGTAAAAGTTCgttttgtaaatgaaattccCGGAGAGGTTCTGGAGGCACATCTTCGTCACCATGCTTCTGGGAGAAAGGGAATTTCCCCTGTTGTGCGTTATTGGTGTATGCGTGAGTTCAGCGAACTTTGTCCTGGAGCTCCTTGCTTCGATTTTGATTTGGTGTAG